One region of Ptychodera flava strain L36383 chromosome 3 unlocalized genomic scaffold, AS_Pfla_20210202 Scaffold_27__1_contigs__length_13241970_pilon, whole genome shotgun sequence genomic DNA includes:
- the LOC139126298 gene encoding uncharacterized protein gives MSSIRGKDGRFLLQCRCPYHDEWDSLTAPLIQYTRLPAYAKNFLAGFGTRGSVCENCLKQMSSCKLHQSDRTPAGCPAEPESYVATDCDWSTQANLPQSTQQFCGEETREEDEKTSTTYNDNKDKEKIQKLQNEVERLKTEMAEMYSTREKRIKAAREIAKLENSEIYQHANLLCRNQDRYSVQI, from the exons ATGTCGTCGATTAGGGGTAAAGACGGGCGCTTTCTTCTTCAATGCCGGTGTCCTTATCACGATGAATGGGACAGTTTGACGGCCCCGTTAATCCAATATACGAGACTGCCGGCCTATGCGAAAAATTTCCTGGCCGGCTTCGGAACGCGGGGATCCGTCTGTGAAAACTGTCTCAAGCAAATG TCATCTTGCAAGCTTCATCAATCTGATAGGACACCGGCAGGTTGTCCAGCAGAACCAGAG tcatatGTTGCAACCGATTGCGACTGGTCGACACAAGCAAACCTGCCACAATCAACACAACAGTTTTGTGGT GAGGAGACTAGAGAAGAAGATGAGAAAACCAGCACAACTTATAATGATAACAAG GataaagaaaaaatacagaaactacAAAATGAAGTGGAAAGGTTGAAGACGGAGATGGCGGAGATGTATTCCACAAGAGAGAAGAGAATCAAGGCTGCTAGAGAAATTGCTAAATtagaaaattctgaaatttaTCAGCATGCAAATCTCCTCTGTAGAAACCAAGATAGGTATTCCGTTCAAATTTAG